A portion of the Bombus pascuorum chromosome 8, iyBomPasc1.1, whole genome shotgun sequence genome contains these proteins:
- the LOC132909917 gene encoding uncharacterized protein LOC132909917, with amino-acid sequence MTSEDDAWAQTLITVTPEDDATLREILDTATVSSTPDKHLVLDPDNIVYRSFTHKQFVDSKKTKDEEPGEPEESEEIEEPEEPKVRIKERSKEDAESQTYLQGIPVVHISIEYRDEASQTIYMSTPCPPLKYFKDIMTSMKEGPMPELKRSNVAATILSFHPETPHDVVMEQLSMDVTDEEREVFESKVSAEEETEVEITEILNFLLARAFWIDDPTSQAQAETSDKATQTYIKYNNRTKIFVIDSEVQTGLSCEPKQSNTMLLTDYWETKKMISSYLDDCISKGIDVRIIIDDIIDEIVDKCAGRIRYPMKEQIIQTIATYKLDDEKEEDVLRKLKLDMVVDPLEASIIVIPLMDNLLEMTCNIVSENAIHTVKIILKGILQRAMIIIVKLMELQKQAQRKSIDQILATRKKKILESMTKKETETISTQTSIAAISEVKKIKKSKEVLCSVCRRQSMCQWCLNDQEVESVPKEEIKILRTQDILLAYKPCYIVTKMTEKDENLQPPCPSKTKLKPRLQLPPIGSCGESRHTICVFLQGDKEIRPQESVNEWSYVTDATMMKACSIKESVSSSSQTIVTLLDQPICPPSSSNHSTLTSQAANALQILKNTFCTQENYITSSQQTLKNYSFTRNEDACTKSTCNACLSINNISNKMTGQNISCTQQTYKTFSKLHLPDTNTYINHTSSRIPMKSHGDGLKIVPIYLSQDTRT; translated from the exons ATGACTTCGGAAGATGATGCTTGGGCTCAAACTCTTATCACGGTAACCCCAGAAGACGATGCGACGTTAAGGGAAATTTTGGATACAGCGACCGTGTCGTCAACACCGGACAAACACTTAGTCCTTGATCctgataatattgtatatagatCGTTTACTCACAAACAATTTGTAGATTCTAAAAAAACGAAAGACGAAGAGCCAGGAGAACCAGAAGAATcggaagaaatagaagaaccGGAAGAACCAAAGGTCCGTATTAAAGAGAGGTCGAAAGAGGATGCAGAAAGTCAAACGTATCTACAAGGAATACCAGTTGTGCACATTTCTATCGAATATCGGGACGAAGCCTCGCAAACGATATACATGAGCACGCCATGTCCGCCTTTAAAATACTTTAAGGATATTATGA CGTCAATGAAGGAAGGCCCCATGCCCGAATTAAAGAGAAGCAATGTGGCAGCAACTATTCTTAGCTTCCATCCCGAAACACCGCATGATGTTGTGATGGAACAACTGTCCATGGACGTCACGGATGAAGAACGCGAGGTGTTCGAGTCCAAAGTTAGCGCCGAAGAGGAAACAGAAGTGGAAATTACtgagattttaaattttctactagCGCGTGCATTTTGGATAGACGATCCGACGAGTCAAGCACAAGCCGAGACGTCTGATAAAGCGACGCAAacttatatcaaatataacaaTCGTACGAAAATCTTCGTCATAGATAGTGAAGTACAGACAGGTTTGAGTTGCGAACCGAAACAATCTAACACGATGCTTTTAACGGATTATtgggaaacgaagaaaatgatttcAAGTTACTTAGACGATTGTATTTCCAAAGGAATCGACGTTAGGATCATAATAGACGATATAATAGATGAAATCGTTGACAAGTGTGCCGGAAGGATTAGGTATCCCATGAAGGAACAAATTATACAAACCATAGCTACGTACAAGTTAGACGATGAGAAAGAGGAAGACGTgttgagaaaattgaaactcgATATGGTAGTGGACCCCCTAGAAGCATCGATTATCGTCATACCTCTGATGGACAATTTGTTGGAAATGACCTGCAACATTGTATCTGAAAATGCCATTCATACCGTTAAAATCATTTTGAAGGGAATTCTTCAGCGAGCAATGATTATTATCGTAAAACTTATGGAACTGCAGAAGCAAGCACAGC GTAAGTCGATagatcaaatattggctacaagaaagaagaaaattcttgAGTCGAtgacaaagaaagaaacggaaaCAATTTCTACGCAAACAAGTATAGCTGCAATTTCGGAagtcaagaaaataaaaaaatcgaaGGAAGTTCTATGTTCTGTCTGTAGAAGACAATCGATGTGTCAATGGTGTTTGAATGATCAAGAAGTAGAAAGTGTTCCAAAAGAGGAAATTAAGATACTTCGTACACAAGATATATTGCTAGCGTATAAACCCTGTTATATCGTGACTAAAATGActgaaaaagatgaaaatctTCAACCACCTTGCCCTTCAAAAACAAAGCTCAAACCTCGCCTACAACTTCCCCCGATAGGTTCGTGCGGAGAATCTCGTCATACAATCTGTGTATTCTTACAAGGTGACAAAGAGATTAGACCTCAAg AATCTGTTAATGAATGGTCTTATGTAACGGATGCCACGATGATGAAAGCATGTTCGATAAAAG AATCTGTGAGTAGCTCGAGTCAGACAATTGTAACTTTGCTAGATCAACCAATTTGCCCGCCTTCTTCCAGCAACCATAGTACATTAACTTCCCAAGCAGCAAACGccttacaaatattaaaaaatacattttgtacCCAAGAAAACTATATTACTTCCTCGCAACAgactttgaaaaattattcgtttacGAGGAACGAAGACGCGTGTACTAAATCAACTTGCAATGCATGTTTAAGTATAAATAAcataagtaataaaatgacCGGACAAAATATCTCTTGCACGCAACAAACCtataaaactttttcaaaGTTACATCTCCCCGATACAAATACTTATATCAACCACACCTCTTCACGCATTCCTATGAAATCACATGGAGAcggtttaaaaattgttcctATATATCTCTCTCAAGACACTCGTACCTGA
- the LOC132909899 gene encoding sialin-like — protein sequence MGLFRKVNDRIPRRAILGAMMFLACMFSYMIRTNLSITIVAMVNATSKSGASGPACSAPIAINSSNSTYKPTVLPDYGERYEWNQHIQGLLLSGYFYGVIPASVPAGLLAERYGGSKVVAFATLIPAVLNLLMPWASGIHYGLVFTLRFLMGFFGAAVYPALHAMIARWVPPSEKGIFVWTMQGGPFGTVVTFTLCGQIISAFGWKAAYYVTSVLILIFYALWVFLIYDTPDLHPNITESEKAHIKEQIGTSVSKQKVKLPVRAVATSVPFIVLLWAHFANMWGIYFIATNGPKYTLEVLGFNMKSGGSITGLPYIARLGAGVLFAAAGDYVRKKNILTLKWIRKIFMIFSHMGPAFALIIMTYVGCDAITAIVMLIVALTFNGAACQTSLQNHQDLAPNFAGSLYGIMNTFGSFAGFIIPPVIGVLTNERNGVEEWRVMFWISSAVFTSATILFWLFGSAEIQPWNDLSQQKVPTIPDEETRMTEIPTKESRMEEEEDNEYKASL from the exons aCAGAATACCGAGGAGAGCGATTTTAGGTGCGATGATGTTCTTAGCTTGTATGTTTTCATACATGATTCGTACAAATTTGTCCATTACCATTGTTGCTATGGTAAATGCAACTAGTAAAAGTGGAGCAAGTGGTCCAGCATGTTCTGCTCCCATCGCCATTAATAGCAGTAATAGTACTTACAAACCTACTGTACTTCCAGAC TATGGTGAACGATATGAGTGGAATCAGCATATACAAGGTCTTTTACTTTCTGGCTATTTTTACGGAGTTATCCCAGCAAGTGTACCTGCTGGTCTTTTAGCTGAAAGATACGGAGGTTCGAAAGTAGTAGC ATTTGCAACGCTAATACCTGCAGTACTAAACCTTTTGATGCCTTGGGCTTCTGGTATACATTATGGTTTAGTGTTTACACTTCGTTTTTTGATGGGCTTCTTTGGA GCAGCTGTTTATCCTGCTCTTCATGCAATGATTGCAAGATGGGTTCCTCCTAGCGAGAAGGGTATATTTGTATGGACGATGCAAG GTGGACCTTTTGGAACTGTAGTCACGTTTACATTATGTGGCCAAATAATTAGTGCTTTTGGTTGGAAAGCTGCATATTATGTTACGAGTGTTCTTATACTGATTTTTTATGCTTTATGGGTTTTTCTTATATATGATACTCCTGATCTTCATCCAAATATCACAGAAAGTGAAAAAGCTCACATCAAAGAACAAATAGGTACTTCTGTATCTAAACAGAAA GTAAAATTACCAGTGAGAGCTGTTGCTACATCAGTACCGTTCATAGTTCTGTTATGGGCTCATTTTGCAAACATGTGGGGTATATACTTCATCGCTACAAACGGGCCAAAGTATACATTGGAAGTTCTTGGTTTTAATATGAAATCG GGAGGGTCAATTACAGGATTACCTTATATAGCAAGACTTGGCGCTGGTGTATTGTTTGCTGCAGCTGGTGATTatgttcgaaagaaaaatattcttacttTAAAAtggattagaaaaatatttatgattttct CACATATGGGTCCTGCGTTTGCTTTGATTATAATGACGTACGTTGGTTGTGATGCAATAACTGCAATCGTTATGTTAATAGTAGCACTAACTTTTAATGGAGCTGCATGCCAGACCAGTTTACAAAATCATCAAGATCTCGCACCGAATTTTGCTGGTTCTTTGTATGGTATTATGAATACTTTTGGCAGTTTTGCTGGATTTATTATTCCACCAGTTATTGGCGTTTTAACAAATGAAAGG aatgGAGTAGAAGAATGGCGTGTTATGTTCTGGATTTCGTCAGCAGTTTTTACATCTGCAACAATACTCTTTTGGTTATTTGGTTCGGCAGAAATTCAACCATGGAATGATTTAAGTCAGCAGAAAGTACCGACGATTCCTGATGAAGAAACACGAATGACTGAAATACCGACTAAAGAATCACGcatggaagaagaagaagacaatGAATATAAAGCatcattataa